AGAGAAGTATACCTTTGTTTGCATTGTCCCTTCATATTTTTAACTGGATATCTTGCACATGGTTTCCCCTTTCACAAGCTAACGAAACTACCAAAAAAAGACTATTAATCTCACCCGCTCAAGAAATATGACTGTCTGGAATGCCTTCCATTTTGGTAAAAGGGTAGCATCCTGGATCAGAAAATAATCTCATTGAAGTCAGAACAGTAAAAAATgaaaagttggataagaaaagTTAACAAAATTATGCACAACAATGTAATAAGAATAAGATAAGCTTTCACTATCATGCAtcaaagtaataaagtaatcaAATAATGCCAAAAAAGCACAAAATCTCACCTTGTACTTGCTCATGACGTCTGAAACTGAAAAGCTAATGTCCACCACAGCTTTAACATCAGATGTGGATAACTGCAAGACACGAAGAACAAAGAGAGTTAACAATAAGGCATTGCAAGGAGAAAATAACCATCTGAAAACAACAGAAACTGACACTTCTCAGATTCTGATTCAACTCTTTATATCTTTTTTAGATACATGGTTAAGAATGTCAGGTAAGACTTTCAAATgactataaaaataataaagaaatatTTCAATCATATCTCTTCATGAAATAATGTTTCAAATATTTGTCAAAGTATCTTGACTTTCTTCATACAAGAGATCTAGACCAACAGGAAAAGGTAATTGACAACATTTCAATACATCATACAGTGAAGAAGAAATGCTAAATAGAAGATGGAGGCCAACAACTAAAAACCTACTTAATGGGAAGCAGAAACCACAACCCCGCTCCAGCCCCTCTCTCTCAAGGATACACAATATGTAACAGTTGGTATTCGATACTTCAGAAACTGAGTCTCTGACATTTTAAGTGGTTACCTTTCTTTTCTTTGAGTCACTTTCTTCAGTCTCTTTCTGTTCATTTTGTATGTCTTCTGTTGCCTTACTAACCTGTCAAAGGGTAACACAACCATTATGAATAAGTttgagaaaaattgaaaaggcaaTACAGTTTTATTTACAGTTAAAAAAGCAGGCAAGTTAAAACAAAAAAGGGGggaaattaaaatcaaaatgaaaataataatcACACATAAACAGTGACAGAAGCAAAGGTGGCCAAGCATGGGCCTTTCTccccttcaattttttttcattactaAATATCAAAATTTTATTGCTATTAGAGTTCCCTTTTAGACAAAAGGTATTGGACTTGAACCCTCTTATTTCATCCCAGATCCCTCTTTTGAGTTAACAAATCAGGCCAAAGGAGTAGTCATAAACTATTTTTCTTTATTGCACTATATACTGAACTAAGACATGTATCAGACTGCTCTTATTTATAGTTTATACTTTATACACATAGCCTATACCATAGACCACATAcccaactaactaactaacactAATTACACCATTAACCACTAACTTCTCTAACTGTCAAACTGAATTAACAATACTAACAACATTCCCACTTCAATTCAGATTGACTAAGGATACACCTAACTTTTCTCTTAGCATCTTAAACATCTAAACCTTCAAAGGTTTTGTTAGTGTGTCAGCAAGTTGCTCCTATAGGATGATAACCAAGCAGAACCATCTGCTCACTTTTATCTTCTAGTTTCCTCCTCTTCTAATCTGGCATATGTCTATAGCATAGGGAACAAAATATCCTCAAGTGATTCACACTAGGCATTTCCCCTGTCCAAGCGTCTTCAGGTATGATTGTATGAAATCTTAGTTGGACACAGACTCAAAATATAAGCTATTGTCATCATTGCTTCACCCCAACACGTAGGGCATGATGAACAGGCCATATTTGACAAATATTGATGGTGTCTGGCAGAAAGCCAAAAACAGGCCATATTTGATAAATATTGATTGCGTACTATGGTGGAATATCAGCCATGGCGGCTTGCTAGAATTCCGCATGAGATTCAGCCATGGcggatatttgataacactgacaTGCATAGTAGCTCAGCCactaggatgcaaatcttaagGGTTTTGTTGCTTGACAGAAAGCTTTTAAGATCAGACGTTCTCAAGTAATAATAAGTCTTAACTCAACATCTAAAACCCCATTTAAGCGTGTGTTTGGATACATCTCATTTCATAAGTTTTgatcagtgttatcaaatagcgaCTATAGCGGCGCTGgcggatttttggctaatcGCGACGCCGCGATTGCCCACTATAGCGCGCTATTCCCGCTATTCGCTGCTAAATAGCGGCCGacatagcggatttttggctcaccGTGATGGTCTGCAAtcgcgatttgacaacactggtTTTGATTACATTTTGTCCTGAAATGTGCGGGGCGTAACGTCTGTTTACATCGATACCAACATATATCTAAACACAGAAATGATTTCAACCCAGCAATACAAATATTCCCTTATCCCTACAATGCTCTTCCTACATATATTCGGGTCAGCGAAAGTCGAGTTCTCTCACCTTCTCTTCGGAGCAGTCATGGCTTTCAAATAACTCTTTCACAGCTTCCTGGTCACTACTCTGAAAACAGTAAacacacaaacatgaaacaaaATGCAACAAAACTTTGACCTAAAATCGTTGACCCAATTTTGGAAAAGCGAAGATGAGGGGAATGAAAACCTCCAAGGAGGAAAATCCAGTGATGATGTGAGGAGAATCCGGATATGGCGGAGGGAAGCAAGTGAGATGGTGCCATTTGACAGTCTCGAAACCTCTGGTTTTGTCCTTGGAGACGATACCCAACCTGAGTGACTTGTTCTCGATGGTTTTGGAGCACCCCTTGCATGAAGAACGGTTCGATTTGGCGTACTCCGCCTTTATCGATTCGGGAGTCGCCATCGGAAGAAGAGGGTTTCGTCCACCGGAGGCGGTTCGGAACGGCGGAGGAGGTGCCGGGACGGTGAAGAGTTTGGGGAAAATGTTAGGGCGGTGACAGGTGTTTGCGGCGAAGAATCTGAGGATGGAGAGCATGAAAAGATCACAGTAGAGTGAGAGTGTTCAAAatgtgaaggaagaagaagaagattcagAATGGCAGCAATGTAATTTCACGACCACTGAGGGACTGAAAATTTCGCGCCATATTAGGTTCATCAGTCATCACTAATGTGAAGATGAGAAAATTGGGTTAGGTTTTAGTCATAGCTCATGTTGTTGTCAACTTGTGCGGGAAGGTGTTGGGTTAAGGTCTGCAACGAGTGCAACCCTCGTGTTTAGTTGCTAATGTTGAGTTTGAAACTATGAGTAGACTGTTGGTGATAAGCCGGAGGAAGGTGAGGGTGGAGTCAAGTCATCATGCTCCTTATGCCCTAGGCGACACACATGCTACAATGGTCATAACAAAGGTGCTGAAGTGAACCAGATATTAAAGTCAGTTAGATGACACCGTCAGTTGCAGTAAATTGTTCTTCTTTTttagtacatcggaaagataaattgcacccgccatgAATCAATCCCTGAACCTCTCATACTCAACTCATATGCCcctagctcctaccacttgagctatcctacggtgACTGCAGCAACAATTGATTTAGTGGTGAAGATATTTATCCTTAAACTCATGTATTGATGTTATTTGATATTAACCGATCTTTAATTAGTTAGCTTGTTTGTTGTCCCATTGGTTTTTTCAAGAAAGCAAGCAAAGATTCTAAAACTCTTTTATCTTATTATAACAAGTTAAAACTTTAGCTTGTTCGAATAAGTTAAAATTTGGAAGTATGCGAACAAATTATGATTTAGACTTATTTCAACTCACTCATCCATGTCAGCTCACATATGTCACAAACCAACACTTTAACAAATATTTTTCAACTCACCCCaatttaacaaatttttttttgtattatttaaaaaaaaaacctcaataTAAAAAGcatttctatttctctaaaagaaaaaaaagtacatAAGTTTGGAATGTGAAGGAAGACCAGAAGTGAACTTGCAAACCAAGACAGAACATGGATCCCTACGATGAAGAGAGGCTGAGAAATGAAGTGATCTACCTCCACTCTCTCTGGCACCAAGGACCGCCACAAAACCCTATTCCATTTCCAAcattcccttcttcttcttcttcacaccGACCCTTCTTCCCTCAACCCCTCCTCGATCCCCATTTCGACCCACCACCGTGGCGCCTTCCCCGTCATCAACAACCGCCGCCGCCGCGCACAGTTTACCCACCTGCACCCGCTCACACCACCGCGTTCAAGAAAAGcaagaacaagaaaaagaaaaagaagaagaaccgTGCTAAAATACCCGACCCGGGTCCGGAGTGGCCGTGTCCCGCTTCACCCGACCCGAAACCAACCACGGGCTGGGGTTCGTCGAAGCCACATTCCGACCCTCCTCCTGCGGTTTCGCCTGAAGAGAAGGAGAGGCTTGCAGCGTTGCAAGCGCAGCACAAGGCGTGCAAAGTTTTCAGGGAGTTTCTGTGTGCTTCTGAAGATgacgatgaagaagaagaagaagatgatgatgatgatggtgagtTGGAAGAGTTGTTTGTGGGGGTTTTCATGGAGGATGATGAGCTGAGGAGGTATTACCAGAAGTATTTTGAAAATGGGGATTTTTCCTGCTTGGTTTGTGGTGCTGTTGGGAAGAAGAATTCTGGGAAGAAGTTTAAGGATTGTGTTGGTCTTGTTCAGCACTCGATGTCGGTTTTGCGTGGGGTGAGGAGACGGGCTCACAGGGCTTTTGGGCAGGCTGTGTGCAAGGTTTTGGGTTGGGATATTGATAGGCTTCCAACTATTGTGATGAAGGGGGAACCTCTTGGATGCTCTGCCCAAGCAGAGGTAGTGTAATCAGGATTTTTAGTTCAATTGGAGTCTGTTTATTTATGAATGAAtaatgatttgttttttttatatacaaTTGGTAATGTAATCAAGATTCTGAGCTCAATTGGAGTATGTGTTTATTTATAGATGATTTGTTTTTTCAGACAATTGGTAATATAATCATGATTTTGTGCTCAATTGGAGTGTGTTTATTTATGGTTATGGGCGATTTGTTTTTTCTACAATTGGTAATGTAATCAAGATTTTTTAGTTTAATTGGAGGTAATGGAATAAAGTTGTTAATTACAGTTTGTACAATTAATTTCTAAAGACTAAAGGGATAAACTTGTTTATAAGTTGGCAATTTGAAACAGAAACTATTGAGGATCAAAGTGATATTAGCAGCATTTTGGATCACATTGTGTATATTTACTGTCTGTAATAGATGAACTGGTTTCATGTGGTGTTTGAAACTTTTCAGAGTGAGCCTAAGGAGAATGTGGCTGCTGATGATGACAGGCAAGGTGGTTCCGACAAGTCAGATGATGAAGTCGTGCCTTTGGAGCATGGGGATGAACCAGATGAGGAGCATGCACAAGGGTGTGACCATAATATTAGTGGGGTTAGTTGTTCATGAGTTTTTCCATTTCAAGGAAAAAATAAGGAAAGCTAGAAGAACACACCTTGTTATAAGGTTTGAATATTTTGACTTGGTTGTAAACTCTTTTTGATGTCTTACTTGCAGTGTTCTTCCAAGGAAAGTGACATGTTGGATATTGAATTGGAAAATGGGGGAGGTGGTGGTAAAAATGAGGTGAGAATTTACTatctttctcaaactctcctGTGTGGATATTTTTATCTGGCAGTCATTGTGACATAAATTGTTATTTAGGCAAAGAGTTGCgctttgatttttttcatttgattTGAAATATGTTTCTAATATGGCAATCCGTGCAAGACCTGATATCTTCACTTCCTCTGGTAGCTAAGTTTAAAATTCATCAATAAACTAGTATATAGAAACAAATAACTGAAGTGCCAAATTGTTACAAGATGCAGGGTGAGCCTGAGGAGAAAATTGATGATCATGATAAAGATAGTATCCATAAATCAGATGATAAAGTTGTATCTTTTGGACATGGTGATGAACCAGATGAGGAGCATGCTTGCGGAGTTGATCAGAGTACTAGTGAGGTTAACTGTTTATAATATCAGTTTCACCttttcaaaggaaaaaaaagaacaaaagaacTGGAAGAAGAATCTGTTGGCAATTAGTGATATAAATGGGTTCAAAATTGTTGTTTGCGCAGTGTTCTTCAAAGGAAGGTGATCCCCATAATACAGCTGAGAACCTTTGATGTAAAAATGTTGGATATTGGATTGAAAAATGCAGAAGGTAAAGCAATAGATGAGGGGAAAATTTATTGTCTTTCTCAGATTATGTGAGAGATAGGGATATGCACAGCACATTTACTTTTTCCATTTTGAACTACTCCAGTGTGTGTGTTTCATGCGTAGCATAATAGTGATtgttattttatgaaaatatgCTGCTTTGATGCTTTCAACCGATTAATTTTAAGAATACATTATCTTCTTCTACAATTGTGCTGAATGGTTTTGCAAAATCCCCATTGCGATttcctcttcaacagcttcaggATGGCCATCCTTTAACACTAAGCCATCATCTCAGATTTGTTCTCCTTCAGCTGAAGAACAAGCAAGTGTGGAAGTTTTGCAAATATAGCGCAAGGCATTAGCATTAGAAGCTTGCCAAGAATACTTAGCTGGTAATGATGGTTCTGActgtgatgatgatgacaatgttcatgaggatgaagatgagttAGTGTGAGGAGTTCAAGTTTTTTCTAAGATTGTTTACAGAAGATAGTGACTTGAGGAAATATTATGAGAACAACAATAGGGAAGGAGATTTTTATTGTTTGGTTTGTGGGGGTATAAGGAAGAAGATGTGGAAGTGGTTTAAGGATTGCATCGCACTGCTTCGGCATTCCATGACTATAAAAAAGACAAAAaggaagaaaactcataagccTTATTCACATGTCATCTGCAAAGTTTTGGGTTGGGACATTAATCGATTACCGGCTATAGTATTAAGGGCTGAGTTCCTTGGTTCTTCCTTGACAGGTTCAAAGGTGAGATATTGTGCTTGATATTATCTCTATGCTCTATGTTAGCTTTCAATATATGCTGACTGGTTTGAGTTTGTTTTCACAGGGTGACCCTGAAAAACCTGCCGATAGTGATATAGATAATTCGAATTTTCTTGAGGAAAATCAAGCAAAGTGAGTTCTTAGGGAGGTTAATTTGGTTCACTATAGTAATAGAGATCCTGGTTCCCGCTTCGGATAAGTTCTCCTTGCATTTGCCCGGAGATGATGCTGCAACTAGCTTGCTAGTAGTTGTTCTCTAGTTAATGTAGTATGCATTTGTTCATGCTGCTTTCAAAATTATGTTTCGTATGCCGATATGCGCAAGTGTCATCTTTGCCACTGATATACATGCATATGTACGTAGACACACATATATCCAGTACAAGTGAGAgggggaagaaaagaaaatgaaggaaaaatatCTTTGTAAAAATATTGAGAAAGAGAGCGTATAGATATTATGTCAACATCATTTATTGATCATACGAGGTCTGATACTGGGCCTAGGTAGACAATGTATTTCCCTAAGTAATTGATGTCTTAACAAAATTTACAGGCGATGTCTTGTTATGCTCACAGACGACGCCCTTAGCTTCTTGTAGACGATTTCCCTGCTTATAAAAACATTAAGCATTTTCCTGAAACTTGAAAGATCAATTATTAAACTTTGAAAATAGCATTCTTGGTCCCAAACGTTACACTTCATCAACAATTTTGGTCTCCCTTCAGTTTTCCGTCCATTTTCTAAAGTTTTTGTCATACGTGACTATTTTTAAATGATGTGAAATCCTAATGAACCTCAGATGGTGCACCCATGTGAGTCGCACGTGCTTGCTCATCATCTTCATACCACTGCATCTTCATCCCTCATATATCTGAATATGCAAGATTCAATTTTTCCCAGCATCATGCTTTTGTCCATTTTCACACACAACTTCTTCACTTGTTGCTTATCTTCCTCCAACATTACTTTGATGAAGAGTAGATTGTCACTCTAGTGATTGAAATGTTGTTCCAAAACCAGTTTGGTTGGAAATCTTATTACCAAAGATCGTTCATCCCCGAAAGAAGATCACCTAGGAAAGCAAAGCGGTGAGAGCCAGATCTAAAATTTCACTAAATCAGACATTAGAAAATAAGGGATTTTGTAGGGATTTTGTTTGAGGCGAAATTTCTCCAATGTTAGGGATGCAAAGTGTGTGTGAGAGATGATAGAATCATAACGATGCAAAGTGCTCAAGATCAATACTAGAACACCAGTTGAGTAAATTCTAATTAACAAAAGCTTACAAAACACATAACTAACATGGTGGGGCTTTGTCCCCTTTATTATAAAAAACAACATAACTAACACCATAACAAAAAGTAATAATTCATCTTAAAGTTAAACATTATATCTCTCGCTTTAGAAGCTGTTGAAGATCCTGGATAAATCTATCAATGTTGTAACACctcattttctgttattaggttatttattattttattttaattagtattatggtatatggtaattaagtgattttgttagataattaagtgattatgtgatatagataaataaggttttagggtttagtgtgagtaattgagagtggggcccattgtatggctatttaagggttaggagtgaaatagaaagaaagaaaagaaaaaaaataaggattagaagagaagcagaacaagaaacacgtgaaagcagagaaggagaggagaaaagaggagaaaacttagaactgatctacaagaggtaagggtttgaattcatgttttatggattggtatgatagtggataatgatagaaagcatgatttaggaaccctaggttgcaaaaattcccaaattgaaatagttagggtttggtttttagatgattttgggggtagatgataggcttgcatgatgcgcagaaatttacgttctcttgtaccctttttcgtgctatgttagTGGCataatttgaagaagtagtcttcataaaagttgtaggtttttctgttacgaaacttttgccactggtttcacgtcattccgacgtctgtaactcgagttatgtgtattttagtgagtataggttaagctgtccagtttcttacgaactgcggttagtgtacgatttttcctgatttttgtactttgaattgtgacttgaaaatttatagaggtttacaaaacgtgtatacggaaccatgataaaaatattagatttttctgagtatatttgataatttacatctatttagtagttcattagatgtgtggtgcgcgcacatggcgagttgcgcaggaagatgtcgcaagatgtcgcgacatggcgagttgcgtagggagatgtcatgagatgtcgcgacatggcgagtagggagatgtcgtgagatgtcgcgacatggcgagttattcagcgacatggcgagttgcatagggagatgtcgtgagatgtcgcgacatggcgagttgtacagtgagatgtcgcgagatggcgagcatgagcatgtcgcgagtttttgggaaaatttagagagaaatccagtctttaggaaatagttgcagaacctgttatatatgaattatatttaatttacatctatttttaataaccattatatgatgttgtttctgaattgatgttatgcttgagatgctaagttgttataattgcaagttgtataattgataacatgtaatatgtgttttgtgcaactggtgatgaatatgctaaaataattaggacttggagatggtctgaatatgcatatgttagttgagttttgcacaatacactgcatagttgtcaagaggcaatgtttgctggttctcgtggaggctagtgacttgtcccaaaactggagtggttttgaagcctagagcgagggctttattggtggttatctgtctggagtggacgcggtgataccgctaaggataacaactttggtaccaaaggcatttgcacgggtctcacttgagtcatatgtgttatggtgatatttttggagagatttgatgtgatggtaattagagactattatgTATGTTCTAAATTGAGCTGTGATATATGGAGTATTTGtcataactgtgaacttgattaattatgttaaaattacataatttattatttgttagtgaatgtgagtaatttatgtggagcatagataagcttttacattatttattattatgcttatccatatgatatgagttctcacccttctgttggaatgatgttctatgcgacatcgctcaggtaccgaagataaTAGAGCTTCTCGcaagggttagttggaggagctagtctttcatttacggtttagttaggggagtcatgctctgttatgtaacaccgggaaacgtttagttttgtaccttgatgttaaga
This portion of the Lotus japonicus ecotype B-129 chromosome 3, LjGifu_v1.2 genome encodes:
- the LOC130749079 gene encoding polynucleotide 3'-phosphatase ZDP, whose amino-acid sequence is MLSILRFFAANTCHRPNIFPKLFTVPAPPPPFRTASGGRNPLLPMATPESIKAEYAKSNRSSCKGCSKTIENKSLRLGIVSKDKTRGFETVKWHHLTCFPPPYPDSPHIITGFSSLESSDQEAVKELFESHDCSEEKVSKATEDIQNEQKETEESDSKKRKLSTSDVKAVVDISFSVSDVMSKYKDATLLPKWKAFQTVIFLERDDGLHDSSKIAAFDFDGCLANTAVNRVGPKAWSLMYQSIPDKLQSLYNNGYKLVIFTNESNIERWKKSRQKAVDSKIGRLNNFIEKVKVPIQVFIACGLSNSGKAAGKEDDPYRKPKPGMWQLMEQHFNSGITIDMDQSFYVGDAAGRKSDHSDADIKFAEAIGLKFHLPEEYFKA
- the LOC130748723 gene encoding uncharacterized protein LOC130748723 isoform X1, which codes for MDPYDEERLRNEVIYLHSLWHQGPPQNPIPFPTFPSSSSSHRPFFPQPLLDPHFDPPPWRLPRHQQPPPPRTVYPPAPAHTTAFKKSKNKKKKKKKNRAKIPDPGPEWPCPASPDPKPTTGWGSSKPHSDPPPAVSPEEKERLAALQAQHKACKVFREFLCASEDDDEEEEEDDDDDGELEELFVGVFMEDDELRRYYQKYFENGDFSCLVCGAVGKKNSGKKFKDCVGLVQHSMSVLRGVRRRAHRAFGQAVCKVLGWDIDRLPTIVMKGEPLGCSAQAESEPKENVAADDDRQGGSDKSDDEVVPLEHGDEPDEEHAQGCDHNISGCSSKESDMLDIELENGGGGGKNEMQGEPEEKIDDHDKDSIHKSDDKVVSFGHGDEPDEEHACGVDQSTSECSSKEGDPHNTAENL
- the LOC130748723 gene encoding uncharacterized protein LOC130748723 isoform X2, whose amino-acid sequence is MDPYDEERLRNEVIYLHSLWHQGPPQNPIPFPTFPSSSSSHRPFFPQPLLDPHFDPPPWRLPRHQQPPPPRTVYPPAPAHTTAFKKSKNKKKKKKKNRAKIPDPGPEWPCPASPDPKPTTGWGSSKPHSDPPPAVSPEEKERLAALQAQHKACKVFREFLCASEDDDEEEEEDDDDDGELEELFVGVFMEDDELRRYYQKYFENGDFSCLVCGAVGKKNSGKKFKDCVGLVQHSMSVLRGVRRRAHRAFGQAVCKVLGWDIDRLPTIVMKGEPLGCSAQAESEPKENVAADDDRQGGSDKSDDEVVPLEHGDEPDEEHAQGCDHNISGCSSKESDMLDIELENGGGGGKNEGEPEEKIDDHDKDSIHKSDDKVVSFGHGDEPDEEHACGVDQSTSECSSKEGDPHNTAENL